The nucleotide window CCACAAATgtcgcatcgtcggccgtcgTTGCCGAGTAAATGACGCGGCCTTCAGCGCTGTAGATGAGGCTGGCATGCTCCGTCGTTGCGAAAACACTGTATGTACCATCATCTTGGGGGAGAATATGCAGCCGCGCCGGGCTGCTCCCCAGTATTACGCTTTTGCGCCCTGACAAGGAATAGCTTTCGGTCGACACATTGAAAGTGACCACGTTTCCGTCCTCCAGGGCGATCAACAAGGTAGGGCCCGCAGTCCCAGGCGGATGTAACTGAACCAAGGCAATGTCCCTCGGAACAGAAGCACTGTCTTCTGTCTGTCTAAGCGATTCGCCCTGAAGAGGCTTCAGGGTCGCCAACTCCACGACAGATATGGTGCCagacgaccaccaccccacCACCCCAAGGTTTTCAGGATCTCTTGCAGCATGTAAGCATGAGATCTGGTCTGCGTGGCCGGATATAGCGTCGTGGGAAGCTTCCttcgtcgtggcggccagATTTTCGGAGATATTCAGGGAGACTAGTGTCGAGCCGTCCACGGCCAGCAACGCCCATTTGGCATTTGCAGACGCTGCAGTAATGGTCTTCCCTTGCGGGACATCCCATGTTGATACCGCAATCCCACTTTCCGAATCCAGCAGAGTAACCGACAACGGCGTGATTTGTAGAAGTTGCCCGCTGGGGATATTTGTGACCAGCAGCGTCTCTTGATCCAATGTCAAACCTTGGAACGAGAACACCTCTTCTATGCCTCCGTCAGGATCGAAACAGAGAACACGTGATTCTGAGATAAAAGATATGACCAGCGTGTTAACCGACGCAGAGCCGTGCGATTTTAAAGAAAACAAGCCTCTCGTGCCTGGTATCTCATCCAGTATCCCTTCGTCCTCCAGGCCGACGCCACTTCTGATGCTGCGCAAGCTCCCATCACGGTACGCACCGCATCCGGCGACAATCCTTGCCTGTCCTGAAGAGAAGGCGTTGCCAAGCTGGCTATCGCCTTCGCGGTTTCCCATGTCCATTATAGCAAAGTCAAGAATGGGCGCGTTGTTCGACAGTGCTTTGACGGGGATCATGGTTCGATTGTCCACGTCTACCTTCAGAAGCTGTGAGTCTCCATGGTGCGATGCCAGAAAAAGATTGTTGTCGCCCATATAGACGAGTGTCGAGGCCCGTGAGGTACGTGCAGTGCCATCTGGGGAATTCATGGGGGCCACGCTCATGCCAGTAACGACCACGCCCGTAGCTTCAAACGTCGTTTCTATCGTCAGGAGGTCCATGCGACCATAGTCGTCAGCCAGAAGGTAGCGCATGCCGTCGTACTCCGCCCAGGCAACGTATATCTTCGGTTCCTTGAGGGGCGAAGAGACGCTCGAGTAGGTGAGACTGTCGAAATAGGTCAGAAGCGTTTCGCCCACAACcaggacgccgcccaggTGTGCTCTAGCTCCGTCGTTGTTCCGTACGTGGTATCTCTTTTCCTCGACCACAGGTACGGGGATCAACATGGAGGCATATGGATCCTGGATCACCTGGTCCAGTTCCCGTTCCCGGTGCGGGTCGAACTTGGACACCTCTCCGCCCTTGTCATCTTTTGTCAGTCGATACACGGCAATGCGCGCCTCTTCCTGGTCCAGTTGCGTCTTGTATAGGAAAGCTATCCGAGGATGGCCCGTTCGGCTGTGAAGAAATGTGCTGGCCTTCATCCACAGCTCCGTGAGGCGAACCTGGTCAAGCGCGACCAGTTTTGTTGTGGCGCCCTTTCGCGTCGGCAGCCGAAACACGTTCAGAACGCCCTCCCACAGATGCATGGCCATGAACTTGCCTGTGGGATCGACAAGGCATTTATTCTGGCTTTGAGACTGGCGCATATACTGCTCGGCACCGTCTTCGATCGTTTGCTCTACAGTGTCGAGCTGCTTCGTGGCAGGGTTCCATGCGACGTTGAAGTATTGTAACCTGTCGGTTCCGATGAATAGAAGGTCGGTAGTCGCGTCCTTGGGCTGAAGGCGTTGAAGCATCGATATGGTCCCGTAGATAAGCTTGGTGTGCAGGCAGACCATCCCATCGTCGGTCAAGCGCCAGATTTCCAGCCGATTCGCCTTGCTGAATGTCGACAGGTTAGGAATGACAGTAACAGGCTTCTCGTGCGTGCAGCGGTACTCACGCCAGAACAAGATCCTCGTGCTCCGGATCGAGGAACCGGATGCGAAGTGCATGGCGCACGCTGGTCGGCTTGTGAACCGGCGCGACGTATGACATGGTGGCTGTGCGAGGAAATCAGGCGTGATTGCCAGATAAAGAAAGGAAGAAGCGATTCTGCTCTCCGGGAGAGCTAAAGTCCTTCATGCCCGCATCGAAAGCGGTCACGTTTCGTTGCAATGTCGTGCGTCACCGAGCCGGAGTTAGCAGGGTGGAGGGGCGTGAGCTCCGGCAGCTCCAATTGTGCCAGTGCCAGTGGAGGGATGGAGGTCAGCATTGATACGCCGGTGGCTGACGATGAAGGTGGAGCTTGGAGCACCAACTGCACTGGCCGGGAGACCAGTCGCTCACTAATAGCCTGGAACGCTACCAACCGTACCACCCAGCAAGCACCATAGCACTCCATAACCGCACGCTATTAGCGCTGCTAGGCAGGTACATAGTCGCGGGTCTGCCCTTGCTGTTTCCATTCAGTCCCAGTTCACATCAAAGGCCTCTAAGCTACCCTATTCGATGGCGAACATCTTATGTCGTGCCGCCGCATGTGCATTTGTCTTCGCACAGAAGCATGCGCCTCATTTGGTCTCAGCGCCGGACCTGTCGCCAGTTGCTCGCGCTTCAGACTCGTGTCATGTACGTCGCATTGAGGGCATACGCCTGCCAGCTGTTGGATATCTCAACTCCCATTGCTCGCAAGAAATACGGAAAGAGCAAACAACTCGTACCTGCCATCGGACTAGCGATAATTACACACGGATTAAACGCAGCATAGACCACAAATATTTGCCAAAGGTACATAATAATCAGTGAGGCATTAGGGTTTGCCCCAATGACCAAACCAGTGTAAGAGTGCGACCATCGTTGCGGTCACTCCGATCCTGAAGCGCATCGTTCCGCGACGAAACACGCACCATGGGATCTGTCACTGAGATGGAGTCCGCTTACGAGTACGGCCGTTGCTCTGGATGTTTTCGAAACCATCAACTACCACCATTCTCCCTTCGCAGCCACACAGCGTCTATTCAATCCTCGACTACAACACCAGAGTCCCAAGGTCACGACCACGAACCAAACCTGCGGACCTGGTCTATCCCTCGTCCAAACATACAACCGGACTCCGCCCCAGATGGGCAATCCGACGCCCCTAATTTGACaccgcgagcgcctccgATTCTGCCACGGTTTTGCACAGTCAAGAACGTCACCTTGCCTGTGGATGACCTCGATCTTGGCTCACTTCCGGAGAGTGATTTCGCCGAGTATGCCAGGTCTGTTGCATCTGTGCGGACTTGCCTCCTTCGCGAGGCCTGGCTGCCCCTTTGCCCTGTCGCGGTGGAAAACGATGAGTCTTTGGCATTTCCAGCAGCCTCCACGAGTTCACATCTGGTCTTGCAACAGCAATTAGCAGACGAGGCGATTGAAGCAGCTGCTGATGCAATGACACCCATAAATCCGAATATGGGACTATCACTGGTCCGTGAGCAGAACTGGAGCCTACCATCCACCCACTTCACATGAGACTCGCATGATCATCGCTTACCAAAGAAGCAGCCTCCCGGCCGACCGATATGTATCACACCGCCGCTTTCTCCTGTTTCCAGCTCTGAACCGGCCTCACCATTCATACCGGGACCAGACGGTAGCATCGTTGACCTCGTGTCTGAAGCAAGCAGTCCAGTTCCGCCTCTGGTGCAGCAACTCCAATCACAGCTGCGCTACGGAGGTCTCGATTCAGACGTCGCGGCCCCGCCTACCACTGTTACCACATCGCCACTGCTGACTTGTCTAGACTACGAGTTGGGCCAAACGTCGATCGCTGACCTGATTGTCGATGTACCTTTGTCTGCTGTGAACTCGGATCCTCCCTCTGCGAACGAAACCTTGACCGCAATCCGACTTCCTGTTATGCCAGATAGTTCCGATTCGACTTCCCACGAAGAGATCTGCGACAAATACTTTGACGACGCGCTGGTGACCTTTCTGGACAGTCGTCGTTCCGAACTCTCCGCCATACTTGATCATGAACAGCTATGCTCCTACGACACCAACTCACGTATCCCAGTGCCGTCTGTGGACACTGAAACCCCCGAGGCACAGGGGCCATTTGATACGTGGACAGCTAGACAGCACCTCTccaagctcctcgtcgggtcATACGCACTGATGGGACACCTGGTGACTAGCATATCGCAGACTGCATTGCTTGACAGTGAGCTGAGATGGAATCCACTACCGCGTGGTGTTGGGAAGTTAAGTCTCCATGAAGAGTTGACtcaggcgtcggcgagccagcAGGACGACTTTCTCGAGGATCGGCCATGGATACAAGTCCTCACAATGCGCGACTCGATCAGAATCAAAGCGACAGAAGACCCAGAGCCGGAGTTGTCAGATGTTTCAGAACCTGCCACCGACGATACACTCGCCTGTCACACAACGGAAACCGACATTCGACAGCTCCCTTTAGACATTTCCCGAGCTGTTCCTCAGCAGCCAACAGGATTTCCGACTGTTGGGCATGGTGAGATTGTTGACGACAACTGCCCGCGAAGCCTGCACGCCGAGGACATCTCAAGCACCGCTAGGCTCTTGAACGACTTCATTGCCTTGCGGGGTGTtaagcggcggcggctatcGGGCTCAAAAACGCTGGGACAAGGCCCAACTCGACAGGCCGCTCAGCCGCAGTTGTCAGCGACTCGCCATCGGCAACAGTCAGTGCCTCAACATCAGAAAGAGCCGAGGCGAGCACCGCAGCCTGTCTTCGAGATACCGGACCAGAAAGGGCCCTGCATTGTGTCACTGACGCTCGATCGATCCATCATACGTCAGTTGGAGACCTACTTGCCGCCGGAGCTCTTGGTCGACCGAGACTTCTCGTTGCTTGGCGCTGATAGACCTTTCCCCGAAGCGGGAACTCAAGGCCAATATGACTGCTTGGCTGCGATAGACGCCGATGTATGCCTGACACCAACGATGGGGCTTATAGCCACGAGCCTCGTCAAGGTTAGGCAAAAGCCTCTTCCAGGGTCACAAGGGCGCGCCCCTCTTCGGGACCGGATATACAATGCCAGTCTCAAATACGAGACTTTAATCGTTCTCGTTTCCGAGTCGAATATGGCGGGCGAGTTTAGCGGTAGTCTCAGCCCGTCCGACTTGGCGTCGTACGCCGACTTTGCTCGCTTTGCGAATAGCCTTTGTACAAGGGTACCGACATTTCTTGTTCCAGGCGCCAACGGCACACTTGCGCAATGGATTCTGGCCTTCTTGTGTCATTGCAGTACAGGGACAGCCAGTCTCGCAAATGTCATCACTTTGGAAGAATCACCCTGGGAGCTTTTCTTCCGTCGAGCTGGGTTGAACGCCATGAGTGCTCAAATCATATCCAAGTCTCTCCTTGCGGAGTATGGAAATTCTGGCCTTGCAGAGTTCCTCGACTTGCCGATGCAGATGAAGATTGCAAAGTATGGCACCGTGCTAGGAGGGCATAAAGCGCTCGCCAGATGTAGCAGGCTGCTGGGTAGGTCCTGGCTTTGACAGGGGCCGACACGGGATTCATTGCGTAGATCTTGGCACTTTTGCTTGTTATATGGTAACAGCACTTGCGACTTGGCCATAGCAGGGGATCATAGCCCACTGAGCCGGCCCAAGAAGACATCTACTACCCGTTCTGGGTATACCGTATATCCTGTATCAGTTCTTTATGCACAGAGTACAGTCGTGTATCAAAATTGCCGTCGTGGAGCAACCGACGGCGAAGAGAAATGTCGCTTCGAGTCGGCAACTTAGCACAACTGCCACAACGGCACGGGCAGACTCCCAAAGGAGGGCTTTGACAGGTGGTGACCTTGATGCAGGCCAACGTACACGACCTTGCACGAGTTGCGAACAACAACGGACCGTGATGCAAGGCCGTAGTAGTCGGAAATGGAGTGGGTGAGCCAGCGCCTGAGAAAGAGCGCGTCAGCTTGTGGTGGACAGACAgggatgggggatgggggtACGCACTTGAAGGCGGCGttttcgccctcgccaaacgagtcgaagacgaggcccgAATCAACAGTCTCGTGCTCAACTTCGCGCCGGGCCATTTTATGCCTCGCCTCCCgcttctccttgagctccCTCATCGCGCTCTTACGTCCGACAAAGACaatctcctcgtcctcagagtccagctcgtcgtcggtttCGATGCTGTCTGACCGCTGCTCTGTCTcgccccgtcggcggcggccttgctcgtcgacgaggtatTGCCGCACGGGATCTTCGAGGGATCGCACCCAGCTCCGGATGACCGGGTTGCGCTTGGCCGACTCCCTCAGATCGCGGGGCACCTCGCCGACACCCaggccggtggcgctgccggcattgcgctgctgcttcttgcgggcggcctggagAGCCGACGTCTTGTCTTCAATCCGCTGCCGCACGCCTCGGTCCCAGAACTGGGCGAGCTGATATGGaacgcggcggacggggtGAGCCGGACGGACCTCCCAGTcggacggcaacggcggtTGCACGTTTGGAACCCCGATGAGACGATCTGGACACGCCCGCTTCATGTCAGCGGCCATTGGGGCAGGCGGCTCCCAGGGGGGTTTTAAGAATTGCGCGCAGCATCATACCGTTCTCCCAGcgacgccgttgccggctGCCCTCCTTGCCTCGGAGAAGAGCGTCCCGCTTGCGCTGACTGTCCCgcgcagacggcggccgccgcgggacgTCTGGCGTCTTCGACCGGGCGGGGTCAAGGGCGCGAGCCTCGGTCTTGACCGTGACCTTGCAGTCGTCGATGTTGATGGCGAGGGgggtgccggtgccgcgggcgacgggggagATGCTCAACGATTGGAGAGCCTGGATCGTCCAGGCGTCGATGTCAATGGCGCCATTGGTAACGGGCGTCGAGGGTGTCTGCGGCGGCAACTGGTTCGACACGAGTTCCTCCGGCGGAGGCACGGCGCTATATatggccatggaggagggcgggagACGCGTTAATCGAATTATTGACCGCGACGGGGATGTGCTTGACACTCGAGGGGCAGCACCCTGATGCAATGGATGGCAGGCGCAGGGTGCCGGGCTGGCTCGAACGCGTGGCGAGCCTTTGGTGGACGGCAAGTCTGGAGGTGCAACTTGGTAGGTGGCAATGGCCGGGCGCGGGGTTGACTATCAACGGGCGCGTTACGGAACGATAGAAGACAGTTTGATGACGGGCTCCATGGCCGGTCGGAGGCGAGACGCATCGATGATTCAGATGGGGGGGTTGTGGGCGGAATCTGCCAATCAGGGGTCGAGCGCAACGCATGCGGGCCCGTTTGTGGACGACGCTTATCTTTGCCGGAACGCCGGCAGGGGTCGCATCCCGAGTCATCATCACTCACTTGCTGTCAATCCGGTGAGCGGGGAGAGAGACACGTATCGCTATGCTTCTACGCAGCGCGCATAATGAAGACTGGCCCGGCCAGTTGACCATTGGCATGCTGCATCACGATAAAGGCCGTTTCGGTGGCTAGTAAGCACCTCTCTCGCCTCGAATAACATACGCTCATAATCgctctcgtcgcggccctcctGGCACGACACGACACAGCGGGAGGGACGGCTTGACCAGGGAGGTCATCTTTCTATGATCTATCCTAACCATATGCCATGAGTAATTTCATGCAAAGCCTGCATGCAGCGGCCACTGTCTAGGTCGCCATGCGCTCGGCACGAAGCTGCAGCTTCCGGGCAAGGGCAATGGCCGCCTCGGTACACTCATCCAGGCTCTCCTCCGGCAGCCCAAGCAGCTCGTTCTGCGCCTTGGCGGACATGTCGCTCGCATCGCCCGGGAAGAACGCCCTCCCATACAGCATCTTGGCGAAGCCCGCCATGTTCCCGGCCTGGAcctgcgcgaggccctcgtcgtaCCGCTGCTTGGTGCTCTCGTGGGTAATCGTCCAGTCGGCATCTGCGGTGCCCGTCACGCGCTTGACGCTCTCCAGCATGTCGTTTTGGCTGACCACGAAGCTCGTGACGTACACGCCCTTGTCGAGGAACGCCGCTAGGGTAAGGCTCTTGTCCttttcgtcgtcggggaGCTCCTTTAGGCTCAGCACCTTGGCCACCGCGCGTCCGACCTgcgccaacgtcgacgtcgagttCTTGGTGCGACCGTCGTCGAATATCGTCACGGAGCGCCTGTCAAAGTCGAATCCGaagcgcgcctcgccgccccccaaACTATAGTCGTACCAAAACCCGCAGCACACGGTGATCCACCGCATCCCGAGCTTCTCGATCTCGTCCCTCTGGGCCCTCGCCACGGGACCCAGCAGCGACTCCCGGCCAAGTTTGctgtcctcgacgtcgccgccgtacCCGTTGGGCATGACGTAGGgcacgccggcctgggcggcggctcggacGAGCTTGCTGTGGGtgtcgcgcggcgccgaggggctCAACGAGATGATGAGGAACTGCTGGTCCTtgagggcggtgacgaggctggcctcgtcgtcgtagtcgacgggggcgacgaggacaccCTCGGGGgggttgttgctgctgtccTTGCGGGAGAGGGCCGTGACTTTGTGATTCCCGGTGGCAAGCAGGGAGGCGACAATGTGCGACCCAACGGTGCCTCCAGCCTAATAAAGTTGAAGTTTGTCAACATTATTGTGTGTTATGCAGTGGCGGGGGCAGTGCTCGATTTACCCCGACAATGGCAACTCTCTCTATGGCATTTCTGAAGCCGTTCGGCTGGTTTTTGGCGTACTTGGACATCGTGGCACTATGTCCTGACAATAAACCAAGGTGGTTGAGCGTCTTGGGATGGTGTAGGCgctgtgtgcgtgtgcgtgtgaTTCTGGTGTCTGGCTCTTGCTCTCTGAAGCAGCGAATGCCCACCCATTTATATACATTCGCGTCTCGATGATGCTCTCAATGCCTCTCTATCATCCTgagcccgtcgagccggGCCGGATTCCCGAATTCCGGGCTCGTCTTTGAAGAGTCCTATGTCCGAGTTCAACCTGCCTCCTCCCGGGGTGATGAATGGCCCCGAGTCCCACTGGCGTGCGCGGGCATGGACTAACAGAGCCTAGCACGACAACGCCTGGGCTGGTGCAGTGGCGGGCCGCAagagccgcagcagccgcagcaacCGCATCACGCATCACGACAACCGCATGGCAGTGATGCTTGCCTTCCGGATGTCTCCGTATCGCTCCGAGGAAGGGTGTCATATAGTGGTTATGTCCATGCCGCTACAATTGAACGTCAGAGCCAAGCATCGACAGATATGGCTCGACGAGGAACTGACTCCAGTCCCATCCCCAGCCCATCTCCGGCGCCGTCACAACGGCCTCGGACTCCTCCAAGGGCTCCTCGAAGAGTTGATAGCCCGCTTCGACAGCTTCCAGCTGAGCGAGCTCCTTTCGCTTCTTATCTTTCTTGAGGCTGAGCAGGTGTCGCGCCATCGATAGTGCCTCGCGCGTTAGTCCCGTGTCAGCAGCTACGACGAGCTTCTCCAAGCCCTTGAAGGCAGCGGCAATGTGCATAGAGGCGGCAGGCGTGTCTATGGCTAACAGGACGCAGGTGTAGTGAAATACGCTGCCAATGACGTTCCAGAATAGACGAccctggccagccagctgctcggccgcTCCCACGGCTGCGTTGCCGCTCTCAATGATGAGCTGGATGATCTCGTCGGTTATATCCATCTTGAGCTGGTAAATGCGCCGATAGAAACAAAAAGCGAGGTCGGCTTTGGTCATGACCAAGAATGGATGGGTGCACTCGAGTTTGCTCAATGCCTTGATGCGCTCAAACAGCTCTTCCCTCGGAGATGCTAGAGGCTGCTGGCATTCAAGACGGAACGGGGAATTGGGTGCCGGGATGACCTGGGCTATTCGTACAAACTGATCGGCGACGGACCCTGCGGCGGGGACGATGGCCTGGCAAGTTAGTGCCCTGAATCGCACAGGCGAACGATCGTATTCGTAGGACAGGATATTGTGCCCTGCCCACGCGGTCCAGAAAATCCGCCTCAGTCGGTCTGCGTCATATCCCGTGGTCGCGGCGTCGGAGACGGACGCCATCTTCTTGATGTTGTCTTCCTCGTGAAGCCCTACTGCCTCACAAAGGTGCATGACGGTGCACGACGCGATCCAGGCACTATTGGGGAAGGCTGTGGCCCGTAGGTACAACATTCGTAGACCCCACGCGACGATGTAGTCGACGGACGGCATGCGCATCGaggccgggtcgtcgaggatggctTTGGCGTACTGCACCATCTCGGACTCCCGCGGGTGTCTGTCGGGTGACAGAAAAGACCCCAGAGCGGCCAcaccggcggccgcagcggcaaagGCAGCTGCAGCACTGCCGGGGCTACGATAATAGTCGCGACATCGCTGGGCGTAGATCGCCGAGTCCATCAGGTCGGCGATGGGGGCCAACTCGGAAAAGTACACGCCCGAGAAGAAACCAAGGTCATCCTCCGAGATGAGTTTCCCTAGCACGTCGTGAGCTTGGGAAGCCTCCTCGGGGCGAACGCCAAAGTTGTAAGCAAACGAGTGCATCTTGGGAGGGCTGTCGGAACCCAGCGCCACGCCCAGAATGTGCGGGAACGCCATGGTCGCGGATGCCCCGGCGTATACGGGCCTGTGCTCATCGAAGATGCCGACGGGCGCTGTGGTGGCCGGGGACGCGTCGCTCGTAGTAGTGTGAGTctgcgtcgacgagccgTGGGCTGTTTCGCGAATATTCCTTGCTTCATAGAACCGGTTGGTGGGACTGCGTGATGTGGTAATGGCGGCCGGGCTCGACGTTCCACGCCTGCGCTTGAGGCTGACGCGCTCTGCCGGGGTCGGCAAGGGGACAGCCACTGCCGCAGCGTCGCTgatgccatcatcaccgtcatCTTCTTGATCGGTGTACCTGCAGCTGTACTCGTAGGTGGTGCACATGCCACACGGATACTGGGCGTCGCATTTCCGCTTCCGCTGGTGACAAGGGACGCATGCCCTTTTGACGCGTTTGCGCTTGGCAGTCGCCGCTGACATGCTTCTTAAGACGGTGGCATACGGGCTTCGAGGCCTGACGAGGCTATGACACGACGAGCGGGAGCAGGCCTATGAGCTCTTGGTGTCTTCGACGAGGATTTGCAGGGCGCATGGTTCTGCTTTTGCGGCCTTTGTAAGGGACGGTTGTTTACACACCGGCGTTCGTAAGCGACGTTGTCTCCGACATGTGTTGTGTTAGCAAAAGATCATTTCAAGTGACAGGCGTCATCGCGATAGCTTTAGTTGTGGGTTTCTGCGCCCACGTGACGGGGCAGCCTGCGTCCACGTTTGCTTCGCCGTGCTCCAAGACGCCATCATTTCTTCTCTTGGATCCGAAAGCGTCGATGATCCATCTACCGATGAAAGCGCCCACTACACTCAGTATTGCCAACAAGGCCCGGGGCGAACAC belongs to Purpureocillium takamizusanense chromosome 1, complete sequence and includes:
- a CDS encoding uncharacterized protein (EggNog:ENOG503NW43~COG:L) gives rise to the protein MSYVAPVHKPTSVRHALRIRFLDPEHEDLVLAKANRLEIWRLTDDGMVCLHTKLIYGTISMLQRLQPKDATTDLLFIGTDRLQYFNVAWNPATKQLDTVEQTIEDGAEQYMRQSQSQNKCLVDPTGKFMAMHLWEGVLNVFRLPTRKGATTKLVALDQVRLTELWMKASTFLHSRTGHPRIAFLYKTQLDQEEARIAVYRLTKDDKGGEVSKFDPHRERELDQVIQDPYASMLIPVPVVEEKRYHVRNNDGARAHLGGVLVVGETLLTYFDSLTYSSVSSPLKEPKIYVAWAEYDGMRYLLADDYGRMDLLTIETTFEATGVVVTGMSVAPMNSPDGTARTSRASTLVYMGDNNLFLASHHGDSQLLKVDVDNRTMIPVKALSNNAPILDFAIMDMGNREGDSQLGNAFSSGQARIVAGCGAYRDGSLRSIRSGVGLEDEGILDEIPGTRGLFSLKSHGSASVNTLVISFISESRVLCFDPDGGIEEVFSFQGLTLDQETLLVTNIPSGQLLQITPLSVTLLDSESGIAVSTWDVPQGKTITAASANAKWALLAVDGSTLVSLNISENLAATTKEASHDAISGHADQISCLHAARDPENLGVVGWWSSGTISVVELATLKPLQGESLRQTEDSASVPRDIALVQLHPPGTAGPTLLIALEDGNVVTFNVSTESYSLSGRKSVILGSSPARLHILPQDDGTYSVFATTEHASLIYSAEGRVIYSATTADDATFVAPFDSAAFPNSIILSTDYHIRLCRIDKERLTHVKSLPVQETVRRVAYSPGLRAFGLGCIKKELIHNEEIITSTFKLVDEIIFQELGDPFVLNASASLEMVECVIRAELPDSSGTPAERFIVGTSFITDTEIAEDGDTRGRILILGVGDDRQVYQIVSHNLKGACRCLGVMGDYIVAGLSKTVVVYSYDEETTASGSLQKVAAYRPASFPVDLDISGNMIGVVDLMQSLALVEFIPSQDGSRAKLEERARHYQAAWATSVCHLDGDRWLEADAQGNIIVLRRNQEAPTEQDQRRLEITSEMNIGEQINRIRRLHVASSESAIVSPKAFLGSIDGTLYLFGDISPQYQDLLLTFQSKLQDYIYAPGNISFDLWRAFRNQSREGEGPYRFVDGEMVERFLDLDEGKQELVCEGLGPSAEEMRNMVEELRRMH
- a CDS encoding uncharacterized protein (EggNog:ENOG50KOG0586~COG:T) — translated: MGSVTEMESAYEYGRCSGCFRNHQLPPFSLRSHTASIQSSTTTPESQGHDHEPNLRTWSIPRPNIQPDSAPDGQSDAPNLTPRAPPILPRFCTVKNVTLPVDDLDLGSLPESDFAEYARSVASVRTCLLREAWLPLCPVAVENDESLAFPAASTSSHLVLQQQLADEAIEAAADAMTPINPNMGLSLPPGRPICITPPLSPVSSSEPASPFIPGPDGSIVDLVSEASSPVPPLVQQLQSQLRYGGLDSDVAAPPTTVTTSPLLTCLDYELGQTSIADLIVDVPLSAVNSDPPSANETLTAIRLPVMPDSSDSTSHEEICDKYFDDALVTFLDSRRSELSAILDHEQLCSYDTNSRIPVPSVDTETPEAQGPFDTWTARQHLSKLLVGSYALMGHLVTSISQTALLDSELRWNPLPRGVGKLSLHEELTQASASQQDDFLEDRPWIQVLTMRDSIRIKATEDPEPELSDVSEPATDDTLACHTTETDIRQLPLDISRAVPQQPTGFPTVGHGEIVDDNCPRSLHAEDISSTARLLNDFIALRGVKRRRLSGSKTLGQGPTRQAAQPQLSATRHRQQSVPQHQKEPRRAPQPVFEIPDQKGPCIVSLTLDRSIIRQLETYLPPELLVDRDFSLLGADRPFPEAGTQGQYDCLAAIDADVCLTPTMGLIATSLVKVRQKPLPGSQGRAPLRDRIYNASLKYETLIVLVSESNMAGEFSGSLSPSDLASYADFARFANSLCTRVPTFLVPGANGTLAQWILAFLCHCSTGTASLANVITLEESPWELFFRRAGLNAMSAQIISKSLLAEYGNSGLAEFLDLPMQMKIAKYGTVLGGHKALARCSRLLGRSWL
- a CDS encoding uncharacterized protein (COG:S~EggNog:ENOG503P0KI), with amino-acid sequence MAIYSAVPPPEELVSNQLPPQTPSTPVTNGAIDIDAWTIQALQSLSISPVARGTGTPLAINIDDCKVTVKTEARALDPARSKTPDVPRRPPSARDSQRKRDALLRGKEGSRQRRRWENDRLIGVPNVQPPLPSDWEVRPAHPVRRVPYQLAQFWDRGVRQRIEDKTSALQAARKKQQRNAGSATGLGVGEVPRDLRESAKRNPVIRSWVRSLEDPVRQYLVDEQGRRRRGETEQRSDSIETDDELDSEDEEIVFVGRKSAMRELKEKREARHKMARREVEHETVDSGLVFDSFGEGENAAFKRWLTHSISDYYGLASRSVVVRNSCKVVYVGLHQGHHLSKPSFGSLPVPLWQLC
- a CDS encoding uncharacterized protein (EggNog:ENOG503NX4G~COG:S), whose translation is MSKYAKNQPNGFRNAIERVAIVGAGGTVGSHIVASLLATGNHKVTALSRKDSSNNPPEGVLVAPVDYDDEASLVTALKDQQFLIISLSPSAPRDTHSKLVRAAAQAGVPYVMPNGYGGDVEDSKLGRESLLGPVARAQRDEIEKLGMRWITVCCGFWYDYSLGGGEARFGFDFDRRSVTIFDDGRTKNSTSTLAQVGRAVAKVLSLKELPDDEKDKSLTLAAFLDKGVYVTSFVVSQNDMLESVKRVTGTADADWTITHESTKQRYDEGLAQVQAGNMAGFAKMLYGRAFFPGDASDMSAKAQNELLGLPEESLDECTEAAIALARKLQLRAERMAT
- a CDS encoding uncharacterized protein (EggNog:ENOG503NZC9~COG:K) codes for the protein MAFPHILGVALGSDSPPKMHSFAYNFGVRPEEASQAHDVLGKLISEDDLGFFSGVYFSELAPIADLMDSAIYAQRCRDYYRSPGSAAAAFAAAAAGVAALGSFLSPDRHPRESEMVQYAKAILDDPASMRMPSVDYIVAWGLRMLYLRATAFPNSAWIASCTVMHLCEAVGLHEEDNIKKMASVSDAATTGYDADRLRRIFWTAWAGHNILSYEYDRSPVRFRALTCQAIVPAAGSVADQFVRIAQVIPAPNSPFRLECQQPLASPREELFERIKALSKLECTHPFLVMTKADLAFCFYRRIYQLKMDITDEIIQLIIESGNAAVGAAEQLAGQGRLFWNVIGSVFHYTCVLLAIDTPAASMHIAAAFKGLEKLVVAADTGLTREALSMARHLLSLKKDKKRKELAQLEAVEAGYQLFEEPLEESEAVVTAPEMGWGWDWSQFLVEPYLSMLGSDVQL